Proteins encoded by one window of Paenibacillus urinalis:
- a CDS encoding LysR family transcriptional regulator substrate-binding protein: MESLLNEDRIDYCLSSLPIAASDIQSEYLTKEIINLALPPNHPFSDRDRLQLSEVKQEHFVGYKETHALYHIQNEFCRKSGISPNFVCRVDEPSMLLKMVEAGMGVAFVSSCIRDWSPQVQLVSIVDEHSKALFRLTWHKNRYLSKAALAFKQFLIDYYMQGLNLNEKLEDRWQNEEKISSSR; encoded by the coding sequence ATGGAGTCTTTACTAAATGAAGATCGGATTGATTATTGCCTGTCTTCCCTTCCGATCGCTGCATCGGATATCCAATCTGAATATCTCACGAAAGAAATTATTAATTTGGCACTCCCCCCAAACCATCCCTTCTCTGATCGTGACAGGCTGCAGCTGTCTGAAGTGAAACAAGAGCACTTTGTTGGTTACAAGGAAACTCATGCTCTCTACCATATCCAGAATGAATTTTGTCGTAAATCCGGAATTTCACCAAATTTTGTATGCCGGGTGGATGAACCCTCCATGCTGCTCAAAATGGTTGAAGCAGGGATGGGAGTCGCCTTCGTATCCTCCTGTATTCGTGACTGGTCTCCCCAGGTGCAGCTAGTCAGCATCGTTGATGAGCATTCCAAAGCCTTGTTTCGTTTAACCTGGCATAAGAACCGCTATTTATCGAAAGCGGCTCTAGCTTTCAAGCAATTTTTAATAGACTACTATATGCAGGGTTTGAATTTAAACGAGAAGCTGGAAGATCGATGGCAGAACGAGGAAAAAATCTCTTCGTCAAGATAA